The stretch of DNA gcctgattttcaactaagtatggatggatttcttgattgggctgggaatttgcttattgggcctcgccttcaagaatttgggcttttgtgactcgtatcaccagccctatctccctggtcagcagtggaataggttaaagattgtgaatcctatctccctggtcagtagtggaataggtttaAGATTgagaattctatctccctgggcagcagtggaatagattaaagattgtaggttctatctccctggtcaacagtggaataggttgaagattgtgaatcctatctcccttaGCAGTAGTGGAttaggttgaaaatagcagattttgccttcctgtactggcagtgaagcagatcgaagacatcagTCTTATTGCCTTGACGTAGCAATGGAAaatattgaagccacaacggcgaatcttatttccctggcgttatagcagagtagattgaagccacgacggtgaatcttatctccttggcgttaaggcttggattagctgaagtggagcagattgaagctgtgggcagtgaatcctatctctttggcattatagtggagcagattaaagccacagcGGCGAATCTTACTCCCCTAgcggtgtaatggaatagattgaagctaacaacggtgaatcttgtttcctcaacatttcaatttaaaagattaaagctacaacagcaaaTCGTAATTCCCCCACGTCACAGTTAAGCAGATTAAAAGTTACGAGTCACCAATTCTATCTCTCCAACGTTACGGTGGAATGGATCGAGACACCAATTCCTATTCCtatgaagatgcagtaggatggaatatGGCTGCTTGAAGAAAAAGAGCACCAAGATCCAGCGTGACCGggcaaaaattggccatttctaaagtctttgctccgttcctattacacgacaacgagcaaagaggggcagctgtaatacccaattttagcccgagctcacaaaaaaataataaacctaaaataataaaataaagtctaagtccagtacaaaattatatcatttggcccgatcgaaatggcccattacttgaaaaggttgaaggtccatttacaagcttatggaaacataatcttcaaggatatgcaatcttagatatgatcttagatatgatatatgcaatcttagatatgatatgcaatcttagaagatatgattttgtaatattagagatttaatttgtaaataccttttaatctttgccgttgatgtaattgatctgtaccgttggatttggggaggctcaactataaatagaggtctctcccttcattgtaaggGAGGGAAGTTGGGAGTAATAACAATTCTTAAGAGTATTCCCTAAAATTTCTCTTTCTcttgcatttttattttctttggcgTGTTAAATAGGGCCCTTTCGACTTCATTTATTTGTGGATTTAGGCCCAGAATTTATGTCAAAgctcgatttagtcttttttatttattatttatttttattaaatttgattttcttgttattaacttattattatttttattattatcattattattactatatatacacatacgcatatttttttacaataatatatatgcatacatttgtttaaaaaacttttataaacacatgcacatattatatatattttattattattctatttgcataacttttatatacatatatatacatttacattttatatacatatacatttttatttcctaacttttttatgcatatatatatttttatatattttttactttgataaatatgtatatacgtatgttttcttatattattcttcataatttttttatgtatatatttttctaaattaattaattttaatatatgcaattattattatttgtttatatatatatgtaattatcatttttataatctatatatatgtatatacgtatgttttcttatattattcttcataattttttatgtatatatttttctaaattaattaattttaatatatgcaattattattaattttttttatatatgtacatgtatatattttgtacccttttttctctttatatttttttgtttatttccttcttttgtttatcaatttatgttttcatttatattttaaaagcatgtttttttatttcgctcatttatttgatgttttgcatgttattgatttatttttatttatttatttatttgtttatattatttctatgccattgttgtatttattactattgtatttgttatcacgatatttatacatacattataacattacattatcttttacttgaatttaaaaatggaaaattttcaaaataaagataatactcgtatttaggattttcaagaaaattgagccgtAACacattgggttccgattttctttgtaaaatctaacaatcgaggattgttctttaatcaaacaaaataaaacttgtcatcgTGAATTCaatgtgttgtgtcctaacgtattggatgtgacacgttgatttctcgagataaatattttttaaatatatatataaaaaggaaaTATTGAAAGTTTGGGGTtttaagaaatcgtgccctaacgtattgggctgcgatttcttcataaattttaaacaattaaatattttcttaaattttattatatgagttttttggaccaactcatcttgaagagaataaaatgttgtgccctaacgcattgggtgtgatatttttcttttcaaaaagataagtcttaataaataatttcatttaactaaggacgttatttttttaaactctcgactttaagacattaattaatcaatttggtaccaatttttgggcgttacgagggtgctaatccttcctcatacgtaactggcTCCCGAAATCATTTTtctgaaactcgtagaccaaagctattttttaggtgatccaatcacaccttaataaaagattggtggcgactcccaattggACCAACGAATTTGCTAATTATGAGTTGGGCGCTTTAACCATTCAGCCATGTATGCTTAGCGGGGATCCTCATACATGGTGAATAACCAAATTCCGATTAAAATGAAATATCTAGGATAAATTAATGCAATTTAGGAGGAGTCAATGAAAGGACATCAATTCAAATATTGGATTTTCGAATTGAGAGAGATCAAGAATTCTCACTATTTCTTAGATTTATGGACCCAATTCAATTGAATGGGATCTTTCATTCACATTTATTTTCCACTAAGAACATTGTATAAAACTCTTGGACCCCCGAATTTGGAGTAGCCATTTTGTACATTCAATGTACTCTACGGATAGAGGAATCCATAGAGttgaatatagtaaaataagaaattgaaggattTCGTTGAAATTGTTCGTTTGGAAATTCCCTGAAATGTTAATCATAGGTTCTTCTCTCCATTGGAACAATAAGGCCATTATGCTCATTACTAAACTTGTTGAAGAGATGAAATATAACCAAGGTATATCATTTTTATCAGAGGTTGAATCGATCATCATCAGAAGAATTAGGCCAAAAATTTAGATACATTTTGGGAAAATAAAACTTCCATCAAAGAGAAGCAAATGAAAGGCTTTCATAAAAATTCTCATAGATTAGGGAATGAACTTTTCATTCTGTACATGCCAGATCATGAATTAGTAACTGCATCCAATCTCCAAAAACAATCCCAATTGTTTTGAACTTTCTATTTTTGGAATGGGAATATTTACAGAATCCCCATGAATAGGATCAAACCTTATTCCATGGTATTTACATGAGATTCATCTTTCTTATTATTAAGCAAGTCCCCGAGAGGGCTTAGTTGATCCATGATTTATGTTTCAGCTTTCGTTTCCTATTCATTTGTTTCGAGGAATATATCAATCAATTCTGATTCTTTCTTTTCCTATTGATTCTTTTCTGATCAAGATGTATAGATCCGTGAATCTATATGTCTATATCGATCCTGTTCATGGATTAACGAAAATGTGCAAAATCTCTATTTGCCTAAGAAATTCTATGAGTCTCTTCCTTTTTATGTATGGCATCTCCACTCCTTTTGGTAGCATCCactaatttgaaacttaatttgaaagcCATATTTCGACCCGGACGTTTGCAGGATGCCCCTAATAACCAACAGATGGCAAGTGGTTTTCCTTGTGTGGATCCTATTTCAATGGAAACTTGATGAGTCGATCTGTCTACGCTTCTTACTTTTGCTGCCCTAGTCAGATATTCATAACTGAAAAGTAGTGGATTCTCTTTCAGATAGGTCCTGAAAGGAGAAGGAAAGCTAGAATGTCACCAGGCATCTATTATTGAATTCACGTGACCCGATAGTACCCATTTTTGAAAGGTCCGGTGCTAAAGTCACGGAATGGGTAAGTCACCAATCCCTAAATCAAACTATGTTTTGTACTTTATTCACTGAGTTACGGGGGGCATTTTACTAGAGGTTTATATTGTATCAATTTACCCTTGTGTGCGTCATTCCTGTTGAAGCATATACTTAGAGGTGGGTGCAGGGCGAATGATTTCAAAGCAGACTCCCAATTCATTAGATAGAAAAGATCATCAAGATCTCATGATCCACTACCAAACTTGTTCTAATTCAATGAGCATTTTCAATAGTATGTCTTGAAGAGGACTCGAACCTCCACGCTCTTTAGCACGAGTTTTTGAGTCTCGCGTGTCTACCATTTCACCACCAAGGCATCTTGAAAGTGAATCGTATTCCACGAATATGATACTATCTAGTGTGATGTATGGAATATATGACAAAGGTGGAGTGTTGGAGTATTCCTATTGATCAATCATGTTATATAGGCCCGAGTCAGACATCCAATTGTTTTAATTTGAAGTATCTGGAGATGTCTATATTaagattatattaaatatatagatTATATTAAAAAGATGGACAATCAAACCTAGTTACTTCTCGATTCAatagaagaaaaaaggaaaagaagtgaATAGGGTCCCAAATATGAGAGATCAGTAAAAATAAGGCCTGATTATGCCCATTCCTAATCCTAAATGGAATGTAATGACGTAGGGATCCATATGTAAACATAGTATCTATTTAGATATGCTCGAATGGCCCTTTCGCATAATGAGAATGTATATGGCCCTATTCCGATCTGGTCTGATATGGAATGAACTTATAATCATGGAACTGATTCTATcattagattataaattataagTTCATAACCCCAGTCCATTCTCATTTTGGGCGGAACAGATCTACCAATTCTTTGATTCTAGTTAGTAAACAAGGACCTTGAACTAAGAAATAGATTCTAGAAGCTAACTAGAAGCTAAACTAAAAAAAGGTATCCTGAGCAATTTCAGTAATCGGGTTCATTGATATTCCTGGTATAGTAGATACTATCACACATACAATCATACTCAATTGGATGGAATTGTTTGATCTTAAAGAGGATCTTTTATAATTTCACATGTAAGGAGTCTAGTAATTTCTTGGTATTGTAATAATCGGGTTATTTCTTGGTTTCATCCAGCCATTAATAACTTGATTATTTTTAGATAATAGTAGATAGAAGCGACGCTAGTAAGGAGTCTTATTGAAACCAAGAAATATAGGTCTACTTGCCATCCACACCAGAATAAATGGAGTTTTCCAAAAAAAAACATGCTAGTGGAGGAAGACCTCCTAGAGATAAGAGACATAGAGCTAAAGAGAGAGCCCAAAAAGGATCTTTCGTGTATAGTCTTGCATAATCTCGAATGTTATCAGTTCCAGTACGTAGACCAAATAATACAATGCAAGCAAAAGTTCCTAGATTCATGAAGATATAGAACAACATATAAGTTATCATGCTCGTATATCCACCATTTGATTCTCCAACAATTATTCCAATAATTACATATCTGATTTGACCTATGGATGTTTCATGCTTGTTTAAGTAATAAAAATGAGATTCCCCAATATCATGCTAAGAATAGCTAGGATTTCCAAAAGAAGATGTCATTCGTTTGATGTGAAATAAAAaggaatataaaaaatttgagtgGCTGAAGCCGAAGTAGCTACTTTCGAAGtaacgaaaagaaaagaaacaattgGAGTGGGAGAGTCAGAGTATAAAAGAGGATTCCTCACTTCTTTCTTTCATTCAAAATAGTGCATGAGACTTTCATCTCTCACAGCTcttaagtgataaaagtaaagaAGAActtatcttctttctttttttattaccTTCCTCGCGTATGTATAAGATTGAACCCATTCGATTTCTAAAACGGATTACTAATCCTTAAATTTTTTAGGAATCCTTCATCAGTGGTTGTGAATGATTGATTTTTCTTAATCTTTTTAATCTTGGTTCCGTAGGAGCAAGTCAGAAAGACTGAGAAATAGAATCACCTGATTTGATTCATTCTCAATAGCCATGAGATGATCATTTTAGGGTGATCCTTTTGTTGACGGATGCTCCTATTACACTTGTAGTCTCTGAAGGATGAGAACCAGTTATGTAGCATCTACATCAAGAATTCAAGTATTGTATACGTCATTAGTTTGATCCTTTGTAGGAACTACTCGTAATAACAAACTTACAAAATGGAACTGTTTATCATAAAAAGAATCGTTGTTCCTGACATTGCTTCACCTTAATTGTTATTTGAACAAGTCAAAGTCAGAGTTATGTCTTGGTTTGAGTGGGGATAGCATTTCTCTTTTGCATGTCCATGGGGTTTTGAAAAATCCAAACATCTTAGAGATAGATAGAGAGGTAGGAATTTATCGAATGAACCACACTCTTTTGTATACGTTAGGGGTCCATTGATGAGAAGGGGCTGAGGAAAGCTTGAACCCAATTCCTACAGTGATGAATATTAGCGCAATTGTGTATTGATAAGATCATCCACTATTTCTTGAAGCTCGATCTCTCCCCCGCATGAACCATATAGTCAAGAGAAACCATGAACCAGAATAGAAGAGCTTGCCTCACCCATGAGTAAATATTTTGTAGTAGCCTTATTAGATTGTACATcgttaatttgaaaattttgaattagttGATTTATTAGATTTTCATTTTGACGTACTTATTTTCGTTTTCAACAATTCATGTAAGAATGAATCGAGGAAAAACTTATGAATCTATTAACTACAGAAAAAGATCTTATGGTAGTCAAAATGGGGCCTCACCACCCATTAATGCATGGTGTTCTTTGTCTTATCGTTACTCTAGATGGTGAAGATGTCATTGACTGTGAACCAATTAGGTTATTTACACAGAAGAAtggaaaaaattacgaaaaaacGAACAATTATACAATATTTTTCTTATGTAACGCATTGGGATTATTTAGTCGCTATGTTCACGGAAGCAATAGCCGTAAATAGACCGGAACAATTGGTCGAAAGatatatatttagaataaattatgTAGAAATTTGAAACAATTTGTAAAAAGGAATCTtgtgttttattatttcaaatttcagtacatatatatttagaataaatttgaGAATATCTTGTAATCACAGAAGAggattgtttatatatataaccGTTTATAGGTACCTGAAAGATAGCAACAACCCTTCAAAGGAACTAAAAAAGGAGAGAATGAGAGAGGCCATACGATGAAGGGCGAAAATTAAGGTGTGGTGAAGAAGAACCTGACCCTTACTCCCCCATTTTTGTATCTATATCTTTGGCAAAGCCTTTCCTTTTGTTTTTTGCCGTGCTTTACCAGGGTTCCATCTCCGCCATCAACGAAAGCCAGTGCGAGAGAACATCAAATCCCTGGTTCACGTACGAGCCTCCACCTCTCttcttcccctgttttgactGTTGTGTTCTTCTAAACAAGATCCCTGAACAACGAATGGGGAATAATTGAGTACTTTACTACTCTCTTCGTTGTTCAGGATCGTTTAGAAGAACTCCCTATTTAcaacagcaaaaaaaaaaaaagtacaaagagaCGAGGTTCATTTCCCATATTCATTATTCGAGGTTGAAACGAAAGAATTTGCTTTTGTTTCGTTGTTTTTCGTTATTTTAATCGACCCTTTTGAAATCTAAACAGGTTGTTATCGTTTTGTTTAGAAGGACAGAGCAGTCTCCATTGTCGCGGAAATacagaaggaaaagaaaagggtcAACCAAACTTCACCACGGCAACAATTAAGGCACGCCAACATCCAAATAATCCCAATCATCTTTCAGTCCTGTAACATTGACAATGTCTAGCCCGATGATCCTTAAGAACCCAAACTCCCTCCAACGGCGGCAACCGTTGTTGCATAGCCGTTCCAACAGCGTCGATAGCTGCATCACCCCTCGTGGGAACACCAATCTCAGGTTCGGAGAGGTTTGCGGTGGTACTACCGCCGACGTTGCGGCTGTCTGTTGCTGTTGCCCATGTGGGTTGGCCAACCTTGTGGTTCTAGCAATATACAAGGTTCCTGCAGGGCTGTACCGCCGCGCTCTCCGCCAGAAACGGCTGCGCAAGTTGCACAAAAAAGGGTTACTTCAACCAAAGAACCACGGCGCCCATTTCCGATGTAATGATCCCGAATTACTCTGTCTCGAGGACTATTTCCAAGACGCAGGGGTTTCCGAAGAAACTGAGAAAGCTGCAGTGGAACTGGAAAATGAAATGTGGCAAAGGTTTTACGGTACTGGATTTTGGAGAAGCCCCTCTCAAAAAGAAGGTGAGACTCCCAGGTTTCATCCTCTCTAACTACAATTTTCCAACCTTTGCTGCTTTAGTGCCCTTCACCATATATATGTTCAATGAAATGTTGTAAGACAAAAATTATATGTAAATGGAGGTGGTGGGATTTTCTGATTCCTCGTCATCAAAGAAAAAATCGGAAAGGAATTAGGTAGGGTGATTGATTGTATGGAACGTATGTCATATTTTAAGATTTTGATTGTTGTTGCCTTCAAATCTTCATGTTCAAATCCTTGAACACATCAACACATTTTGTGAGCTttttgataataatatataataaagatcgattttaagttattaaatgttatgtttatatatatactttctttATATTTATCTTAAAACTTATTATAGGATGTTTTAGAAATTAGTCACACGTCAAAGTttttatagtaataataaattccaattttacgttagaattaaaagttatttgaattaattatttgttgTTTTGTGTTGGTAATTAAATGACTATTTACAAGAACAAAATTTCTAAGTAATAAAATAGTTAATGAAAAACGTATAGAAACTGTATCCGAAAGTTAGTGTTGTCGGAAATAGTAGTTTTAGAATCTCATTTTCAATCATCGAGTCAGTAAGtgttattatttcatatttacgaggttagtataaactttaattaaagttttgtattttaattttgtttagttaactaaagtataagaactaaatcgtaaaagatgcaaaattaaCTACTATAGATTTTTAATGTCTTAAGGGCTTATATAGTAATTAAACAAGGTCTAAATTGGCATATAGACCATTTAAGTTCATGGTGGACGGTTAGGTATAAttctatttataaattataattgattttgattaaaatattataaagtaataataataaaattaatagaagTCATAATGGACTAGCATATGTTATATTTTCTTCCTTCCACCGAATGCATAAGCAAGAAACCAAAGAAGCCATTGTTTAAAGCTTCAAAATTAGCATGGAATTTATATAATTCTATATAATAGAGGGCTTTAGAAGGATGAAATTTAGATCGATTTCGAAATTGAaggtaaattttgaaagttatggtaattttgattttagggattaaattgaataaaatgtaaaattttaagggcatttgaataatgaaattaagttgatatatgCTTATAATAGGATGAAATAAAAGGGTTGGAATTGATAAGTTGAACTGAATTATTGTATAGATCGCGAATTGAACCAAATCGGGGATAATCGGGAAAAAGGCAAAATTATTGATTAGTCCTTGAAGATTTGgttgtttttttgttttgaataggtaagttcatacaatatgtttgtgttaaattgttatgtatttaaaatcataaatgtaaatatatttaattgaaatttggatTGTTTACAATTTGGTGCAAAAAGGTGAGTTATGGACTAAACCATAAAGAAATGACAAATTGACTGATAAATTCAATATAATGAATTGCAATTTGAGATTGATTAGATGAATTGAATCAACTGATATGATTACGTTTGATTTTTGAGAtagagaactaaattgaatagaataaaaaatagtataaattgatgaaattgtgaaattggcTTAGTATTGTGATGAATAATGTTATGTTATGTATTAAATGATGTCttgattgatgaattgatgaTATTGATAACAATAAAATGAGGATTGAACTATAAAGAAATCTGATTATTGGTTATCCTATTAACTGTTCGGGCAAATTCGGATATatttggcatgtcataggatagatAGAGTACGGGTTACTTCGACTACGTGTCGATAAGTGTTGGGCACAACTTTTGCTTCGGTTATACCAATGAGGAATTGGGTGCCAGACACATTAATGAGCGTTAGGGACAAACTATTTATTTCGGCATTGTTCGATAAGGATGTGAGTATCAAATTGGTGTGTtagttggattcgtgtatccgttcgagttcgagtcaagttaataggggtaCAAAATGTAAATgggataaatgaaataaaaattgagTTGATAATATGATTTGTTGATACAAATGCATATTGTAATTTATGAAAGATCATGCAAACTTATTAAACGAGCCTGGAGGGCCGATATGGAAATGTGgtgaaaaaatgattttaattcagaattcaaataatgaaatgaaataatgaatgaCATTATATTGAAATTGGATGTATTGTTGATAAATAGGTGGAATGATATGAATATGATagtgaattgattaaatgttgattgaataagtgaattgaaatgttatatgtttgaattactaAATGATGTGAGAAATGTTTAACTCACCTTTTTTGTATATGGTTGTCATGTTAGGCAAATGTGAGAAGCTAGTAGTTTATTGTATTAAATCGTAAATCGAGGTAAGTTATTTTTTAATGcctaagaacttactaagcatttgtaatgcttggttatatggcatgtacataggtgtcttgtaaatgttggtttgaaacttatatatgtgtgatatttgcataaatgtgtgttttggaAATATGATAGGCATTATATG from Gossypium hirsutum isolate 1008001.06 chromosome D04, Gossypium_hirsutum_v2.1, whole genome shotgun sequence encodes:
- the LOC107899415 gene encoding uncharacterized protein, with product MSSPMILKNPNSLQRRQPLLHSRSNSVDSCITPRGNTNLRFGEVCGGTTADVAAVCCCCPCGLANLVVLAIYKVPAGLYRRALRQKRLRKLHKKGLLQPKNHGAHFRCNDPELLCLEDYFQDAGVSEETEKAAVELENEMWQRFYGTGFWRSPSQKEGETPRFHPL